One part of the Ovis canadensis isolate MfBH-ARS-UI-01 breed Bighorn chromosome 8, ARS-UI_OviCan_v2, whole genome shotgun sequence genome encodes these proteins:
- the TNFAIP3 gene encoding tumor necrosis factor alpha-induced protein 3 — MAEQLLPLALYLSNMRKAVKIRERTPADIFKPTNGIIHHFKSMHRYTLEMFRTCQFCPQFREIIHNALIDRNIQASLESQKKLNWCREVRRLVALKTNGDGNCLMHAASQYMWGVQDTDLVLRKVLFSTLKETDTRNFKFRWQLESLKSQEFVETGLCYDTRNWTDEWDNLVKMASADTPAARGGLQYHSLEEIHIFVLCNILRRPIIVISDKMLRSLESGSNFAPLKVGGIYLPLHWPAQECYRYPIVLGYDSQHFVPLVTMRDSGPEIRAVPLVNRERGRFEDLKVHFLTVPENEMKENLLKEYLMVVEIPVQGWDHGTTHLINAAKLDEANLPKEINLVDDYFELVQHEYKKWQENNEQGQRDTHPQNPLDPSIPQLSLMEIKCETPNCPFFMSVNTQPLCHECSERRQKNQTKVPKPNSKPGPELLPGLVLGTSRGEVWSPAEPAGGPHSAPPTAPSLFLFSETTAMKCRSPGCPFTLNVQHNGFCERCHNARQLPAGHPADPTRLPDPSKCRACLQDVTRTFNGICSTCFKRTTAEAAPNLSSSGSLSCHQRSKSDPSQLAQSLSPHACRRAGPEAPSGHHSPATRTPGDRKGTSKCRKAGCMYFGTPENKGFCTLCFIEYRENKHLVAASGKASPTASRFQNAVPCLGRECGALGSTVFEGYCQKCFIEAQNQRFHEAKRTEEQLRSSQRRDLPRASQSASRSKCARATCRNVLACCSQELCIECQQLSQRAGTSARRPEHTPEEPPTQRCRAPACDHFGNTKCNGYCNECFQFKQMYG; from the exons ATGGCTGAGCAACTCCTTCCTCTGGCCTTGTATTTGAGCAATATGCGGAAAGCTGTGAAGATACGAGAGAGAACACCAGCAGATATTTTTAAACCTACCAATGGAATCATTCACCATTTTAAATCCATGCACCGATACACTCTGGAAATGTTCAGAACTTGCCAGTTTTGTCCACAGTTTCGGGAGATCATCCACAATGCTCTCATTGACAGAaacatccaggcttccctggaaaGCCAGAAGAAGCTCAACTGGTGTCGAGAAGTCAGGAGGCTTGTGGCCCTGAAAACAAATG GTGACGGAAACTGCCTCATGCACGCGGCTTCTCAGTACATGTGGGGTGTTCAGGACACAGACTTGGTCCTGAGGAAGGTGCTCTTCAGCACCCTCAAGGAGACGGACACGCGCAACTTTAAATTCCGCTGGCAGCTGGAGTCTCTTAAGTCTCAGGAATTCGTGGAAACTGGGCTTTGCTATGACACCCGG AATTGGACCGATGAATGGGACAACCTCGTCAAGATGGCATCCGCAGACACACCTGCAGCCCGAGGTGGACTGCAGTATCATTCACTGGAAGAAATACACATATTTGTCCTTTGCAACATCCTCAGAAGGCCAATCATTGTCATTTCAG ACAAAATGCTGAGAAGTTTGGAATCAGGTTCCAATTTTGCTCCTCTGAAGGTGGGTGGGATTTACCTGCCTCTGCACTGGCCTGCCCAGGAATGCTACAGATACCCCATTGTGCTCGGCTATGACAGCCAACACTTTGTACCCCTGGTGACCATGAGGGACAGTGGACCTG AAATCCGAGCTGTTCCACTTGTTAACAGAGAGCGAGGACGATTTGAAGACTTAAAAGTTCACTTTTTGACAGTTCCTGAAAACGAGATGAAGGAAAATCTCCTGAAAGAGTACTTGATGGTGGTAGAAATCCCCGTTCAGGGCTGGGACCATGGCACCACCCATTTAATAAATGCTGCAAA gTTGGACGAAGCTAACTTACCCAAAGAAATAAACCTGGTAGATGATTACTTTGAACTTGTCCAGCACGAGTACAAGAAGTGGCAGGAAAACAATGAGCagggacagagagacacacaccccCAGAATCCTCTGGACCCTTCCATCCCCCAGCTTTCTCTCATGGAAATCAAATGTGAGACACCCAACTGCCCATTCTTCATGTCTGTGAACACCCAGCCTTTGTGCCACGAGTGCTCAGAAAGGCGGCAAAAGAACCAAACGAAAGTCCCAAAGCCCAACTCCAAGCCGGGCCCCGAGCTGCTCCCCGGCCTGGTGCTTGGGACCTCCCGGGGGGAAGTCTGGAGTCCTGCGGAGCCTGCCGGAGGCCCCCACTCGGCCCCTCCGACGGCACCCAGCCTCTTCCTCTTCAGCGAGACCACGGCCATGAAGTGCAGGAGCCCCGGCTGCCCCTTTACCCTCAATGTGCAGCACAACGGCTTCTGTGAGCGATGCCACAATGCCCGGCAGCTGCCAGCAGGCCACCCTGCGGACCCCACACGGCTTCCTGACCCGAGTAAGTGCCGAGCCTGCCTCCAGGATGTCACCAGGACATTTAATGGCATCTGCAGTACTTGCTTTAAAAGGACTACAGCCGAGGCTGCCCCGAACCTCAGCTCCAGTGGCTCCCTGTCCTGCCACCAGCGCTCCAAGTCTGACCCCTCACAGCTGGCCCAGAGCCTGTCCCCACACGCCTGCCGCAGAGCCGGGCCCGAGGCGCCCTCTGGTCACCACTCCCCGGCCACAAGGACTCCAGGGGACAGGAAGGGGACCAGCAAGTGCAGGAAAGCGGGCTGCATGTACTTTGGGACCCCAGAGAACAAAGGCTTTTGCACGCTGTGTTTCATCGAGTACAGAGAAAATAAAC ATTTAGTCGCTGCCTCTGGGAAAGCCAGTCCCACAGCCTCCAGGTTCCAGAACGCAGTCCCCTGCCTCGGCAGGGAATGTGGTGCCCTTGGTAGCACCGTGTTTGAAGGATACTGTCAGAAGTGTTTCATTGAAGCTCAGAATCAGAGATTCCATGAAGCAAAAAGGACTGAAGAGCAGCTG AGGTCAAGCCAGCGCAGAGACTTGCCCCGAGCCTCACAGAGCGCCTCCAGGTCCAAGTGTGCACGGGCCACCTGCCGGAATGTGCTGGCCTGCTGCAGCCAGGAGCTCTGCATAGAGTGCCAGCAGCTCAGCCAGCGAGCAGGCACCAGCGCCCGTCGGCCAGAGCACACCCCCGAGGAGCCCCCAACGCAGCGCTGCCGGGCCCCCGCCTGCGACCACTTTGGCAACACCAAGTGCAATGGCTACTGCAATGAGTGCTTTCAGTTCAAGCAGATGTACGGCTAA